GAATGGGACCTGCTCGGCGATCCCGTCGCTGCACAGCAGGTAGATGTCACCGGGCCGCACGGTCACGCTGAGCACGTCCGGCTCCGGCAGCTCGGGATGCCCGATGTAGCGGGTGAGGTGGTAGCGCGCGGCGGCGGCCTCCCGCGAGTCGAACGGGTACCAGCCGTTGACGGCGCCGAGCCACGCCATGGTGTGGTCCACGGTCAGCAGCTCCAGCAGTCCTCGGCGGAGCCGGTACGCGCGCGAGTCCCCGATTTGTGTGATCCAGAACCCGGTGGATGACTCGACCATCGCGGTGAGCGTGCACCCGGCGAAGCCCGGGATCTTCGCGACTGCGTGCTGAGCGGTGGACACCGCCGCGCGCAGCGAGTCCGCCGTGGCGTCCCCGGTCACGCCCGCCACGAAGGTGTCCACAGCGGTGCGTCCGGCCCGTCCACTGCCCTCACCGTCGCCCATGCCGTCCGCGACCACGGCCCGCAACGGTGACTCGGTCAGGTGCACGACGTCGAAGTTCGCCCGGTACCGCTTGCCCGTCTCGCTCCCGGCCGCTGCGGTGATCACCGGGTCAGCTCCATCCGCTCGGCGAGCCGGTCGCGCACCGAGGTGAGCCGGTCGATCTCGGCGTTCAGCGTCTCCAACCGCCGTGCCGCCACTCCGTCCTCGGGGTTCCTCGGGCACGGCGTCGAACCGATGTCGTCCAGGCGGTCCGCGCATCCGCGCAGGTCTTCGACGGTGAGGCCGAGCGCGAGCAGGTCGCGGATCACCCGCACGCGGGCCACGTCGCGAGCGCTGTAGACGCGCTGACCGGTGCTGGTCCGGGTCGGCGGCGGCAGGAGGCCCCGCTCCTCGTAGAAGCGCAGGGCCCTGGGCGTGGTGCCCGCTGCTGCCGCCGCGTCACCGATCCGCATTAGCACTCCTTGTAGGTCTAGAGCTCCACGATCACCGCACCGACGTGCTGTCCGTTCAGCAGTTGGTGAAGCGCACGAGGGGCATTTTCCATGCCCTCGATCCTCGTGTGCGGGAACGTCACCTCACCCGAGCGCAGCCACGCGCCGAAGCGCTCCTCCCATTCGGCCTGCACGTCCTGGGAGTCGCTCGGGCTCACGCCGCGCAGCGTGATCCGCTTCGCGATCAGCTGCAACAGGTCGACCTCGGTGAACGCCGTGGTGCCCGGGTGATCGGGCGACAGCTGGCTCGACAGGGCGCCGACGAGCGCGAACCGCGCGCCGTCGTTGGCTTCGGCGATCGCCGCGCTGAGCTGGTCGCCACCGACGTTGTCCAGAACCAGGTCGATGCCGTCTGGCGCCGCCTCGGCGAGCTGCCCGCCATCGCGCACCACGACCGCGTCGTATCCGAGTTCGCTTCGCATGCGGTCGGCCTTCCACGCGGAGCCCGTGCTGCCGATGACGCGTCCCGCCCCGAGGCGCTTGGCGTACTGCGCGGCGAGCGAGCCGACTCCACCCGCGCCGCCCGAGACGAACACCGTGTCGCCGGGCCTGATCCCAGCACCTCTGGTCAACGCGGCGTAGGCGGTCAGCCCCTGGGACAGGTGCGCGACCGGGTGAGGGAGCGTGTCGTCCAGCACCACGCACTGCTCGACGGGCACGGCGGCGTACTCGCGCCAGCCGAGCCAGTGCGAGACCAAGGTCTTGGCTGGCAGCGGGCCTTCGACGACCTCGCCGATTGCGGCCCCGATCAGGGTGTCTCCTGGCTTGAGAGGCGGGAACGGCGTGCCTTCGACACCACCGCCGAAGAGCGTGCGCAGCGCGGGGAAGACTTGGAAGAAGCGGTTGCGGACAAGGACTTCGCCGGGGCCGGGCACGGGCAGTGGGACCTCGTCGACGCTGAAGTGCTCGGGTGCCGGCAGGCCCGCCGGCACGGCGGCCAGGCGGACTTCACGTGAGGTGGTCATGCCGGACGCTAGATCCTCACCCGTGCGTCAGGGGCAAATCGGTCGCGGCTGATGTCATGATCGTGGCATGTCGGAGACGATCGAAGCCGGGATCGCGCGCATCGTCGAAGCCCGCGCCGCCGGACGCCACGAGGACGCGCTGAAACTGGCCCTGGAGCTGGCCGAGCAGTACCCCGACGACGCGCGCGTGGCCTACCAAGCCGGATGGGCTCACGACAAGCTCGGCAACGAGACCGCCGCCGTGCCGTTCTACTCGCGCGCGCTGAACCTGCCCGGACTGAGCCCGGTCGAGCGGCACGGGGTCTTCCTCGGCCTGGGCAGCACCTATCGGACGCTCGGCCGGTACGAGGAGTCGCTGGAGACGCTGCGCCGGGGTGTCGCGGAGTTCCCGGACTTCGCGCCGCTGAAGGCGTTCCTGGCGATGACGCTGTACAACTGCGGCGAGCACAAGGAAGCCGTGTCGACCTTGCTGAACCTGGTGCTGGACACCACCGACGACGCCGAGGTGAAGTCGTACTCCGAGGCCATCGCGTTGTACGCGCGGGACTTGGACCAGGTCTGGGATTCCTGATCAGTCCAGCCGGCTCGGGTCGAACACCGGGCGGATCTCCACGGAGCCACCGATCAGCACGTCGGGCACGCGCGCGGCGATGCTGACGGCTTCGTCGAAGTCCGCGCACTCGACCACGTAGAAGCCCGCGAGGTGTTCCTTCGCCTCGGCGTAGGGGCCGTCGGTGACCATCGGCTTGCCGTCGCGCAGCGAGACGTGCTTGCCGAGCTTCGGGTCACCGAGGCCCTCCGAGGAGACGAGGTGCCCGGACGCGGCCAGCTCCTCGGTCAGCTTCATGTGGCCGTTGCCGAAGTCGGCGCGCTCCTGGTCGGACAGCAGCTCCCAGCGGGCCAGCGACGCGGCGTTGCTCTGGATCAAGATCATGTACTTCACGGGAATCTTCTCTCGTCGCGCATGTCGAGCGGGCGGGTCCGGCTTCGACGTCCCGGTCGCGAGGACCGACGACGAACCCAGGAGGACCCTATGACCCCGATCGAGCAGATCATCGCCGAGCGCGCCGAGGCGATGCGGCTGAAGGACGCGGAGCGCGTCGTGGCGACGTACGCGCCCGAGGTGGTGATCTTCGACCTCGCGCCGCCGCTGAGCCGGGCCGGGGCCGAGGTGACCAGCCCGGACGGCATCCGAGCGTGGTTCGACGGCTTCGCAGGCCCGCTCGGCTACGACGTCACCGACCTCGTGGTGACC
The window above is part of the Allokutzneria albata genome. Proteins encoded here:
- a CDS encoding MerR family transcriptional regulator gives rise to the protein MRIGDAAAAAGTTPRALRFYEERGLLPPPTRTSTGQRVYSARDVARVRVIRDLLALGLTVEDLRGCADRLDDIGSTPCPRNPEDGVAARRLETLNAEIDRLTSVRDRLAERMELTR
- a CDS encoding YciI family protein, with product MILIQSNAASLARWELLSDQERADFGNGHMKLTEELAASGHLVSSEGLGDPKLGKHVSLRDGKPMVTDGPYAEAKEHLAGFYVVECADFDEAVSIAARVPDVLIGGSVEIRPVFDPSRLD
- a CDS encoding YybH family protein, with product MTPIEQIIAERAEAMRLKDAERVVATYAPEVVIFDLAPPLSRAGAEVTSPDGIRAWFDGFAGPLGYDVTDLVVTAGADVAFCHSLNRLAATPHGFPEGFEMWFRATTGLRVVDGEWKITHEHTSTPFYMDGSFRAATDLRP
- a CDS encoding PP2C family protein-serine/threonine phosphatase, with amino-acid sequence MITAAAGSETGKRYRANFDVVHLTESPLRAVVADGMGDGEGSGRAGRTAVDTFVAGVTGDATADSLRAAVSTAQHAVAKIPGFAGCTLTAMVESSTGFWITQIGDSRAYRLRRGLLELLTVDHTMAWLGAVNGWYPFDSREAAAARYHLTRYIGHPELPEPDVLSVTVRPGDIYLLCSDGIAEQVPFQRIRDVLGQPLSPQAKVGRLLADAEAAGGNDNATAVVVATP
- a CDS encoding MDR family NADP-dependent oxidoreductase, which codes for MTTSREVRLAAVPAGLPAPEHFSVDEVPLPVPGPGEVLVRNRFFQVFPALRTLFGGGVEGTPFPPLKPGDTLIGAAIGEVVEGPLPAKTLVSHWLGWREYAAVPVEQCVVLDDTLPHPVAHLSQGLTAYAALTRGAGIRPGDTVFVSGGAGGVGSLAAQYAKRLGAGRVIGSTGSAWKADRMRSELGYDAVVVRDGGQLAEAAPDGIDLVLDNVGGDQLSAAIAEANDGARFALVGALSSQLSPDHPGTTAFTEVDLLQLIAKRITLRGVSPSDSQDVQAEWEERFGAWLRSGEVTFPHTRIEGMENAPRALHQLLNGQHVGAVIVEL
- a CDS encoding tetratricopeptide repeat protein yields the protein MSETIEAGIARIVEARAAGRHEDALKLALELAEQYPDDARVAYQAGWAHDKLGNETAAVPFYSRALNLPGLSPVERHGVFLGLGSTYRTLGRYEESLETLRRGVAEFPDFAPLKAFLAMTLYNCGEHKEAVSTLLNLVLDTTDDAEVKSYSEAIALYARDLDQVWDS